The proteins below are encoded in one region of Silene latifolia isolate original U9 population chromosome 2, ASM4854445v1, whole genome shotgun sequence:
- the LOC141642482 gene encoding uncharacterized protein LOC141642482 translates to MLSSRFKNSIQTFTFLHINFHRLHLYSTKSPNRSFANYLVNSLGFSNEQALSTSTKLRSNNANDFKSSGNGNVDSVVDFLKRHGFDDTHLKKVVSGYPQILFASVDKTLKPKFKLLQDHGFSGSNLVTLVSSNPSFAGRHMDHIIHDLRVILGSNENLLKFFNRVLGFMTTFALVNLNSNIALLNNEYGVDIRVIRNGILQQPRSFFRDTEFFRNTLVRVEEELGIPQNSGMFLYGMYLLSKSSKKMIESKSQLLKSFGWTEYDVSELMRRSPIAFLKSEENIKKKLGYLMTELGYKPDFLVTHSALFTYSLEKRMAPRRRVLLVLKEKGLLDYSFYSAIAKTETQFLKILIEPFKKYVPGLLELYQSNKGCSDIDSISRRCQALT, encoded by the coding sequence ATGCTGAGTTCGCGTTTCAAAAACAGCATTCAAACCTTCACTTTTCTGCATATAAATTTCCACCGTCTTCATCTCTATTCAACCAAATCCCCAAATCGATCTTTCGCTAATTATTTGGTTAATTCTCTGGGTTTCTCCAATGAACAAGCTCTATCAACTTCCACCAAGCTTCGTTCCAATAATGCTAATGACTTCAAATCATCTGGTAATGGTAATGTTGATTCTGTTGTTGATTTCTTAAAACGACATGGTTTTGATGATACTCATCTCAAAAAGGTTGTATCTGGTTACCCTCAAATCTTATTTGCTAGTGTTGACAAAACCCTAAAGCCCAAATTTAAACTTCTTCAAGATCATGGTTTTTCTGGGTCTAATTTAGTTACTTTAGTTTCATCGAATCCTTCATTTGCAGGTAGACATATGGATCATATTATCCATGATCTCAGGGTTATTCTGGGCAGTAATGAAAATCTACTCAAGTTTTTTAATAGAGTTCTAGGTTTCATGACAACATTTGCTCTGGTAAATCTTAATTCAAATATTGCATTGTTGAATAATGAGTATGGTGTTGATATCCGAGTTATTCGGAATGGCATTCTTCAGCAACCCAGATCCTTTTTTAGGGATACCGAGTTTTTCCGAAATACATTGGTTAGGGTTGAAGAGGAATTAGGGATTCCTCAAAATTCTGGAATGTTTTTGTATGGCATGTATTTGCTGTCTAAGTCTAGTAAGAAGATGATCGAGTCTAAATCTCAGCTCTTAAAAAGCTTTGGATGGACTGAATATGATGTTTCTGAATTAATGAGGAGAAGTCCTATTGCTTTCCTAAAATCTGAAGAAAATATTAAGAaaaagttgggttatttgatgaCTGAGCTGGGTTACAAACCTGATTTCCTAGTTACACATTCTGCTTTGTTTACTTATAGCCTCGAGAAGCGAATGGCACCTAGACGTCGTGTGTTGTTAGTTTTGAAGGAGAAGGGCTTGTTAGATTACAGCTTTTATTCCGCCATTGCTAAAACTGAGACTCAGTTCCTAAAGATACTTATTGAACCTTTCAAGAAATATGTACCAGGTCTTCTTGAACTTTATCAAAGTAACAAAGGTTGTTCCGACATTGACTCAATTTCGAGGCGATGCCAAGCCCTCACATAG